The Blastopirellula marina genomic sequence TGCTGCGAGATGCAGTGGAACGCACCCAGTCCCCACACCAGGTCAATCGCGTCGATCGGCACGATCTTGCGATCGGGGAAGCACTGCTGCAAGGTATTACACGCCTTCTCATCGGCATCATCACCAAACTGCGGGACGATGACGATCCCGTTAGCAATGTAAAAGTTGCAGTAGCTGGCCGGCAGGCGTTGGTCGTCCTGGTACTTGGCCTTAGGCATGTGCAGCGGCAGGACTTCCAGCGGCTGACCATTCAGGTCGGTCATTGCTTCCAAGTCTTTAAAGTTCTGCTGCAGGCCTTCGTAGTTCTCGTCGCTGGCATCCTCTTCATAAGCGGCCACTACGGTCCCCAGTCCTACGAAGCGGGCCAGTTCGTCGATGTGGCCGTCGGTATCGTCCCCGGCGATTCCATGGTGCAGCCACAGAATCTTCTCGGCGCACAAGTAATCGTACAGATACTTCTCGGTCTGCTCCTGCGACAGATGCGGGTTCCGGTTGGGGTTCAACAAGCACTCGGTCGTGCTCAAGACGAGCCCAGCCCCGTTGCCGTCGACGGCTCCTCCTTCCATCACGATGCCCGGCTGAAACCGGCCGAAGCCGAGCTTCTCGGACAGGCGTTCCGGAACCGCTTGATCGTTATCCCACGGCGGATACTTGCCGCCCCAGGCATTGTAGTTCCAATCGACCGCCATCCACGGTTTGCCCTTGGGTGCCTGGAGAAAACTCGGGCCGTGGTCACGTGCCCAGGCATCGTTAGTGGGGATCGCGTGAATGAAAACATTCGGCAGATGCCCTACCAGGTCTTCGGCCTGCGTCAGAATGTCACCGGCTGCGGCCAGGATATGCACATCCTCGACTTCGCATAGCGCAGCGACCAGCTGCTTGTACACGCCTGGCACCGGCTCGAACTTGCCCGGCCACGAGTCGCGATTGTGCGGCCACGAAAGGAGCGTGCCGATGTGCGGTTCCCACTCGGCAGGCCATCGGTACTGTTGTTGTTTAGGGGTCAACCGATCGCTCATGAGGTGATATCCCCGTCGATGAATCGCTTGGTCAGCCCGCCGTAAGCGTCGATACGACGATCACGCAGGAAGGGCCAATGCGTGCGCGAGAACTCGATCTGAGCCAGGTTGCACTCGACAATCAGAGTCTCCTCCTGATCGTGCGAAGCCACTTCCAGCAGCGTACCGGTCGGGTCGACCACGAACGAATGTCCCCAGAACTCGATGTTGTCTTCAATGCCCACGCGATTCGGCGCGGCGACAAACACACCGTTGGCGATCGCGTGGCTGCGCATCATCGTTTCCCACGCCGAGACCTGGGCCGGACCGTACTCTTCCTTCTCAGGATGCAGCCAGCCGATGGCCGTTGGGTAAATCAGAATCTGAGCGCCCGTCAGCGCCGTTAGACGTGCTGCTTCGGGGAACCATTGATCCCAGCAAATGCACACGCCCACGCGGCCGAACTTCGTATCGAACGTGCGGAAGCCGATATCGCCCGGCGTGAAGTAAAACTTCTCGTAGTAGTGCGGGTCGTCGGGGATGTGCATCTTGCGATAGATGCCCAGCATCTCTCCATCCGCATCGAACACAGCAGCCGTGTTATGAAATAATCCTTCGGCTCGCTTCTCGAACAGCGAAGCGACGACCACCACTCCGTGCTCTTTGGCGGCGGCTTGAATGCGATCGCTGGTCGGACCGGGGATCGGTTCGGCTTGCAGGAACTGAATGTGGTCCTCGGTCTGGCAGAAGTAGAGACCGGGGAACAGCTCTTGCAGGCACACGATGTTCGCGCCCTGCTGGGCGGCCTCAGCGATCTTGGCGATCGCTTTGCTGACATTCTCTTCTTTGTTGCCGCTGCATGTCATCTGCACGACGGCAACGTTGACCTTGTCCGGTTTGCTCATGATTCTGACTGTTACCTACCCTGAAGCGATGCTGGGATGCGAACTGGCAAAATGGTACTATTTCCCCTATGGACAGAAAACCACCAAGAGGACTCTTTATTACCGGAAATAATACGGGCGTCGGCAAGACCCACGTGGCCGGTTTGATTGCCCGCAGCCTGACAAATGCGGGCCTCCGCGTGGGTGTGTATAAACCAGCAGCAAGCGGATTGGTCGAAAACGACGGGAAGTGGCTCTCGGAAGATGTTCAAACTTTGTGGGAAGCCTCTGGGAAGATTTGGGACACCCAGCACATCTGCCCGCAAACGTTTCATGCCCCGCTTGCCCCCCACCTGTCTGCCCGGGCCGAAGGGAAGGAAGTGGATACTCGCCTACTGCGGACCGGCTTCGACTATTGGAAGCAGCAGCAAGCCGACCAGAAGTGCGATTTCCTGCTGGTCGAAGGGGCCGGAGGACTGCTATCACCCATGTCCGACGACGATTACGTCTTCGACCTGGCCTTGGAGTTCGGTCTGCCGCTGATCATCGTCGCGGCCAATCGGCTGGGGATGATCAACGAAACGCTGCAAACGCTGCTCACCGCTAAGACTTACCAGAAAGGCCTTCCGGTGGCTGGCATCGTGCTGAATGATTTGCAGCCCGAGGCCAGCGACGTCAGCCGCACCACCAACCGCACCGAGCTGGCCCGCCGCACCCCAACGCCGATTTTGACGCATGTTCCTTTTGGCGCGAAGCAGTTTCCCAACCAGGTCGACTGGCTCTCGCTATCAGGCACACCCCTCTCGGCGTAAATGCCGCGGCGGACAAAATTTCGGAAAAAATCTTCATTCTGCAAATCGCTGGGCGAAAGTGTCTCGTCTCTCTGGGTGAGCTCATTAGGCGAAAAGACACGAAAATACTCATCCCAACCGAAATGTGCGGGTCGAATACGATGAAAAAGATATGGATTCTCACGCCCCTTCTGCTGGGCGTCGCGATGGTCGGATGCAGCGGTCAGCCTCAGTCCCAAATCGGGGCTCGAGCCGATCGAGCCGCTGGCTCAACCAACGAAACCACCTCTCAGTTGAGCACCGTCGACGAGTCACTCACCCAGCGACCGCTGGAAGAATTTGAACCGGCTGAAAACATCGACATGCCGGTCGAACTGAAAGACGCGGAAAGCGATTTCATGGAGTTGAGTCGCAAGGGTCAGCAGCAAGGACAAGCCGGCATGTCTGGCTCGGGGCCGGCTGCGGATCACCCATTTATGGACGATGACGCCGGCGGATACGGTGGTAAAGCGCTGCAAGGCATGGCCGAGGAAAGCAAGCCTGCTGCGGATAGCCTGAGTTCCCAGCTCGATGGCCAGCCGACGTCGGGCGAACGAGATGCACGACGCCTCAAAATCACGGCGAGCAAACAACTGCCTCGCTTGGAAAAGAACGTCAAAGAACTTGAGCAAGTGCATGATTACAAATACGCAGCACCTGGCGAGGAAGCGAAGAAATCGGACCTCGCCAAAGCCAAAACGGAAGCCCCGGAAGCTTTCATGGAAATGCCTGGTCCTGCCGTCGGCGATCCTGCGGCCCGCGTAGCCAGCAATCCGGTGCCTGCCACCAAGCCAGCCGAAAGCAACCGTGCCCGCGGTGTTGAGACACGCGAGTCGCAGTTTGGCGTTGAGCTGCAAGGATTGGATGTCGAAGCTGGTTTCGCGCCAGGTATGTTACGAGAAGCGCTTGGCAAGGGTCCTGGTGAAGGTGGCGACAAGTTTGACGTGATCGAAGAGAACAACTTCATCGCGGTCGCCGATCAGCCTCTGTCGACTTTCTCGATCGACGTCGACACGGCCAGCTACTCGAAGATTCGATCTTACTTGAACCAGTTCGGTCAGCTGCCACCGCGCGATTCGGTTCGCGTCGAAGAGCTGGTCAATTACTTCACCTACGACTACGCCACCCCGACCGACGAGCACCCATTCGCCGCGAACGTTGAAGTGGCCAGCTGCCCCTGGAACCCAGCCAATCGCCTGGTTCGCGTTGGCATCAAGGGGAAAGAAGTCGATACGGATGAACGACCAGCCAGCAACCTCGTCTTTCTGCTGGACGTCTCTGGCTCGATGAACAATCCCAACAAGCTGCCGCTGCTGAAGAAGGGCATGAAGATGCTCGTCGATCAGCTGGGCGAGAACGACAAGGTTTCGATCGTCGTTTACGCCGGTGCCGCTGGCATGGTGTTGGAACCCACCTATGGTTACGAGAAGGCCACAATCCTGGCGGCACTCGATCGTCTGCAAGCTGGTGGTTCGACCAACGGCGGACAAGGCATTCAGCTGGCCTATAAGACCGCAACTGAGAACTTCATCCAAGGTGGCACCAACCGCGTGATCCTCTGCACCGACGGCGACTTCAACGTCGGCGAAACGAGCACCGGCGGGCTGGTCGGTATGGCTGCCGAACAAGCCAAGAAGAACATCTACCTCAGCGTGATGGGCTTCGGCATCGGCAACCACAACGACTCGATGCTGGAACAGCTCTCGAACAAGGCCAACGGCAACTACTCGTTCATCGACAACGAGAAGGAAGCCCGCAAGGTGTTGGTCGAACAGATGAGCGGTACCCTGCTGACGATCGCCAAGGACGTGAAGATCCAGATCGAGTTCAATCCGAAAAAGGTCGCTTCGTACCGCCTGGTCGGTTACGAAAACCGCCTGCTCGCCGCTCAAGACTTCAACGACGATAAGAAAGACGCCGGTGAAATCGGAGCTGGGCACACGGTAACCGCCTTCTACGAAATCGTCCCTGCCAAGGGTGACGGCAACACCGAAGTCGCCGCCGTCGATCCGAAGGTGGACGAACTGAAGTATCAGACCAAGCCTGAGACAACCGAAGCGGCCGACACCAATGAACTGATGACCTTGAAGCTCCGCTACAAGCAGCCAGAGGGAGACGTCAGCACGCTGATGACTTACCCGGTGGTTGATAGCGGTAACAAGTTCAACCAGGCCACCGGCGACTTCCAGTTCGCTTCGGCCGTGGCGATGTTCGCCTTGAAGCTTCGCGGAAGCCACTTCCATCATGAAACCAACTTCGCCGAGATCGAAGAACTGGTCGCCTCGAACGTCGACGGTCCAGGCTCCTCGTACCGCGAAGAATTCCTCGACATGATTCGCCAGGTTGAACGCATTCAAAAGTAAGTCGATTGCGAGAATCGATCAAACTCACATGCCCAGGCACACTTGCCTGGGCATGTTGTGTTTCGAACGTCGACATGCCTACTTCTTCGCACGCGATGAACCAATTAGTAGCTTCAATTCCTGGCATTCCCTACGATGAGGTACGCCAGACCAAAACCAAACCGTGGCGGCGGTCGTCTCATCTTGTGAGTGAAGGTGGCGAAAGATCTCGTCCCTGCTAACCTTGTCTGGAGGTACGTTGTGTTCATGAAGTGGCAACAACTGACCAGCCTGATCGTGATTTGGTTAGTTTGCGTTCCGCTGATCGCAGACGACGAGGATTCAACTTCCGATCCTCTGCCTGACGGGGCCGTGATGCGATTGGGGACGACGCGGATGCAGCAAAGCACTTGGCCGACCTGTGTCCAGTTTGCCCCCAACGATCAGGTCCTCGCCACGGCCGACTATAGTGGCAAGATTCATTTCTGGGATGTCGCGACCGGCAAGCTGCTTCGCGAATCGCCAACGAGAAAAGGTCAAACGTTTGCCTTTTCGCCCGATGGCAAGACGATGGCAATTGGCGGTCACTACAATCAAGCGATTGCCCTCTGGGATTTGAAGAATCACCGAGAGATTCGCGAGCTGCCGCAAAGTGCCTGGGCACTTGCCTTCTCCTCCGATGGCAAGATGCTTGCTTCTGCCGGTCAGGACAAAATCGTTCGCCTGTGGAATGCCAACACCGGTGAACTCATCCACGAAATGAAAGGGCATCAATCCCAGTTGTATGCCGTCGCGTTCTCTCCCAACAATCGCACGTTGGCTTCGGCTGGCGGCTCTGGACGACGGGCGGATGATAAAGAGATTCGACTGTGGTACGTCCCGACCGGTCGGCAGTATGCCACGCTGCTGGACGACAACGATCGATTGAACAATCTGCCGGATACCGTCTACTCGTTGGCATTTTCTCGCGATGGAAAAACGCTTGGTGCGTGCGGCCCGTACGTCACACGATTGTGGGATGTCGACCAGGAACAACTGCTGCAGCGGCTGGAGGATTGCTCTTACGTTGTGGCCTTTTCCCCGACGGAAGATCGCCTGGTGACCGGCGGGAATTTCGGCATCTACGATTCCCACACAGCGAAGCAGAAGATCAAGCTTGCCGGGCAAGCCGACAACAGCGGCAGCGTAGCGTATTCGCACGACGGCAAATGGATTGCCAGTTGCAACCGCGATGGCTTCGTCCAACTATGGGACGCACATACCGGCAAGGAAATTGTGAAACGATTCGGTCACGAAGGGGGCGTGCGGGCCGGAGCCTTTTCGCCCGATGGTACCTTGATCGCATCGATCAGTCGCCAAGATGCCACCCTGCGTATCTGGGGAACCGCCAGCGGCAAAGAGCTGCTGAAGTTTCCCGTCCCCTGGCAAGGTTCGGATGTTTGGTGGAACGAAGAGGGTTCAAGCGTCTGGTTCGCCCCATACGGTCGCGAAGTGTTGACCTGGACCTACAACCAACAAGTGGTCTACTGGCGAATCGCCACGCAAGACAAACATGTCCAGCAGTTGGAAACTGGAAAGTCATCGTATAGCTACGATGACCGTGCCGTCGTCGCTGCCTACTCGCCCGATGGTCAGCGGATGGCAACGTCCTCTCACACGCATAGTTCCAAATTAACCGTTTGCGTATTTGAACTGGATGGAGGGCGTCTGCTGGCCAACATTCAACCCCTTGCGGGAATCTCCACTTCCGACGCCTGGGTCAGTAGCCTGGCTCTCTCTCCCGATGGCAAGCTACTGGCGATCGGAGCACTTAATGGTTCTCACCGCGATAAGCCTGGCAACTCAGTTCAGCTTTGGGATCTGGAGAAGAACAAACGAATCCACCATCTCCGCTCGGCGACGTCTCCGCCTGGAAACGTCTGTTTCTCGCCCGATGGAAAGCTGCTGGCAACCAGCTCGACGATCGGTGCGCCGGTTCAAGTTTGGCGCGTAAGTGATGGCAAGGAAGTCGCCCAGTTCCCAGCTGAAATTGACTTCCACGGCCGCGACATGGCACCGCTGGCCTTCTCGCCCGACGGATCGCTACTGGCCGCGGCGGACAAGGACCGAGTGATCTACGTCTGGGAATTAGCCACGAAGAAGAGAACCCACACCTTTACCGGCCACCTGAAAGCAGTCACCTCGCTGGCATTCTCGCCCGATGGCAAGACGCTCCTTTCCAGCAGCGAGGATACCACGCTGCTGTTGTGGAATGTCCGCGGTGCCACCGACGACTATGCCGACAAACCGCTGACCGTCGTCGAGATGACCGGCTACTGGCAGGCCCTCGCCGACCGCGACAGCGATGTCGCCACCAAGGCAACCCAAGCACTGATGAACCATTCCGACCAAACGGTTGCATGGATCGAAACCCACCTGACTGCCGGACCGGTCCTCGATGAAAAGGAAATCCCCCAGCTGATTCAGGCACTGGAAAACGCGAATCCTCAGACACACCTTCCCGCGGTAGCACAACTCAAACGCTTCGGCTCGGCGGCATCGCCGGCGCTGTTCACCGCGTTGTCGAAAACGAGCGACCGTAAATTCCGTCAGCGAATCGAGAGCATCCTCAATCTCTCCGGCAAATTCCCCAAGCCGCCAGAGCAGCTACAAAGACTGCGGGCGGTCTCGATCCTCGAGAAGCTCGACAACCCAACCGCCGATGCTATTTTGAAAACGATTGCCGACCATGAGCCACCAACCGAGACCAGCCAGGAAGCTCAAGCAGCGCTCAAGCGATTGGACGCGTATCGCCGCGCTCCATCGGCAGGCCGTCCGTAATGGCACGTTTTCGTTCGCATGACATCAATCGAACAGGTATCCTGGGCACTACTAATTGAAAAAAGTCTGGCCGAAATGCGCGACGCATGCCCTCTTCCACGACACCATCGTCTTCGCAATCAAGGCGGGCCCGCCTGCGTGGGGAAGCTTTGCAGAAATGGTACGGCAGAAGCGGGAACCTTTCGCCGGAACAATGGGAAGCAGAACAGAAGCGGATCGAAGAACAGCAGCGCGATGTGGCTCAGACGTTTCTATTCTTTGCATTTCCCATCCTGATGTTAATGGCTCCCATCAGTGGCCCTATTGTGACATCGATTCTCGGCATCTGGTTGGTCATTGGTAGTGGGAGTTTCTGGTGGCGAGTTGTGCTTACGATGGGAGCCGTCTTCGTCATGGGTTGCTGGGCTCCTTATTTTGCCGCGCTGCTCTTGTGGGTTCTTTTTCTTTCAATAACGCTTACCTACGGCATGAGCCTGCTCTTTTCCCGAGTTCACTTGATGCCCACGCGAACGTTTCAGTTTTCGCTCTGGCATATCGGCGGGTGCACGTTCCTCATGGCCGCCTCGCTGGCCATGCTACGGGGCACCGGCTTCAGTCTGAAAGAGTTTGCGGAAATTGAATCTCACAGCCACTTCTTCCTGTTGGTTACGGCGATCACCTTGAATGCCGTCCTGGCAAGCATTCCTATTTTGGTGCCAGCCCGATATCGCAAGGCAGGGCTCTTTGGTTTGTCAGCGATTCTCGTGCTGCTTTTGCTTCCCAATATCGAGATTGTATTGATCACTCCCTTAACTGGCTGGTCACCACGACATCTTCACGGACTGACTTTCATCTGTCATATCGTTGGCCTGATGGTAGTCTGGCTATTCGTTCTCACCATAGAAGCAGCCCGGGGCTTCTGCGATGTCGAGTTGCTCACCTACAATGTGATGGAAGCCGACGAATCAGACCCCCTAGGGCTGCTGACGCTGTCGGACTTACCCCGAAGCGATGAAGGAACCTAACCCCATGCCTGACCCTTCCCACGTTGTTCAGTCCCAGCCGAGTGCCGAGACGATGCGTCTGATCGACCTGGTGGCGGCGGATGCGGCCGAGATTCTAGGCGTGTCGCTCGACGATTCTCCGCAGTCGATTGTTACGGCCGTCAACGGGTGCGTACGCGACCTTCAACAAGGAGGCGGGCCGGAGTTGGACGAGAGCGAAGACATCATCACACTGCTGGGCAGTTTGTGGGGCAATCAAATCGTGAAGGCCTTCGGCTGGCGCTGGACCAACATCGATCTCACCGATCGCGATCCCCCCTTCGCCGCAATCGGTGTCGTTTCGCCCGAGAGCGACAAGGTGATCTACCCGTTCAACTTCGTGGCTCAGTGCCGGGAGAAGGATGTCGTGGTGAACATCCTGCTGGTTTTCAACGTGCTGAGCGACAAGCCGGAATCGGCGGTCTACGAACCTGGCTCGTGCGAAAACGTGATGACCCGCATCGCGCATATTGTTCCACCTGAGTAAGGCCTCGGGTGTTCTCATGTCGATGCTGTACCGAGTGGAAAGTAACTTTGGCTGCGCAAGCGAATTCTGGGGAGCACACGCGCATTGCCGCTATGCAATGGAAGACGGTCGCAAGTTTCCGCTACGGCACGAACCGGCCTGGTGCTTCGATTGCGACTTTCTGACCTCGGCCGAAAAGTTGTTAACCGAAAGGGAACAGCTCGGCCAGATGGTTCGCATGACATTAGGCACGCTCAGCGATTCGCAGATCGAAGCGATTGTCAGCGACCCAACCAAGCTCGAGCGAGTTCTGAGGGCACGCTCGAGCCAAGACAACTTTCAAATATCCATTCGCGAGTGGGACGTGCTGGAGCTCGAAATGATCCGCACGCGTCGCTCGTTGGCCCGCTGCCTGACTTGTGGTGGCACCAAGCTGCTGCGGACATTCTCTCCGCCAACATCGAAAACGATCGACTTCGATATTGGCGATGGCCGCTGGGTGAAACTAGGTTGGAGCGGGATCGCCGAAGACAGCGTGGCCCGGCAGCCGATGTATTCACTGGAAGGACTGCGGATTTCTCGGCCTGGGGAATAACCAATGGGTAACCAACGCACGGGAGCTTGCTAACCGCCTGGATTCCAACGATGCCAGGCATGCTGCTCGATGTAGGCATCAGCCTGATCCTCTTCGATTTCGATCCAATCGCCGTCGGTGACTTTCAGCGTCTCATTCCCATCGGCGATCGC encodes the following:
- a CDS encoding agmatine/peptidylarginine deiminase, with translation MSDRLTPKQQQYRWPAEWEPHIGTLLSWPHNRDSWPGKFEPVPGVYKQLVAALCEVEDVHILAAAGDILTQAEDLVGHLPNVFIHAIPTNDAWARDHGPSFLQAPKGKPWMAVDWNYNAWGGKYPPWDNDQAVPERLSEKLGFGRFQPGIVMEGGAVDGNGAGLVLSTTECLLNPNRNPHLSQEQTEKYLYDYLCAEKILWLHHGIAGDDTDGHIDELARFVGLGTVVAAYEEDASDENYEGLQQNFKDLEAMTDLNGQPLEVLPLHMPKAKYQDDQRLPASYCNFYIANGIVIVPQFGDDADEKACNTLQQCFPDRKIVPIDAIDLVWGLGAFHCISQQIMK
- a CDS encoding carbon-nitrogen hydrolase; translation: MSKPDKVNVAVVQMTCSGNKEENVSKAIAKIAEAAQQGANIVCLQELFPGLYFCQTEDHIQFLQAEPIPGPTSDRIQAAAKEHGVVVVASLFEKRAEGLFHNTAAVFDADGEMLGIYRKMHIPDDPHYYEKFYFTPGDIGFRTFDTKFGRVGVCICWDQWFPEAARLTALTGAQILIYPTAIGWLHPEKEEYGPAQVSAWETMMRSHAIANGVFVAAPNRVGIEDNIEFWGHSFVVDPTGTLLEVASHDQEETLIVECNLAQIEFSRTHWPFLRDRRIDAYGGLTKRFIDGDITS
- the bioD gene encoding dethiobiotin synthase; this encodes MDRKPPRGLFITGNNTGVGKTHVAGLIARSLTNAGLRVGVYKPAASGLVENDGKWLSEDVQTLWEASGKIWDTQHICPQTFHAPLAPHLSARAEGKEVDTRLLRTGFDYWKQQQADQKCDFLLVEGAGGLLSPMSDDDYVFDLALEFGLPLIIVAANRLGMINETLQTLLTAKTYQKGLPVAGIVLNDLQPEASDVSRTTNRTELARRTPTPILTHVPFGAKQFPNQVDWLSLSGTPLSA
- a CDS encoding vWA domain-containing protein produces the protein MKKIWILTPLLLGVAMVGCSGQPQSQIGARADRAAGSTNETTSQLSTVDESLTQRPLEEFEPAENIDMPVELKDAESDFMELSRKGQQQGQAGMSGSGPAADHPFMDDDAGGYGGKALQGMAEESKPAADSLSSQLDGQPTSGERDARRLKITASKQLPRLEKNVKELEQVHDYKYAAPGEEAKKSDLAKAKTEAPEAFMEMPGPAVGDPAARVASNPVPATKPAESNRARGVETRESQFGVELQGLDVEAGFAPGMLREALGKGPGEGGDKFDVIEENNFIAVADQPLSTFSIDVDTASYSKIRSYLNQFGQLPPRDSVRVEELVNYFTYDYATPTDEHPFAANVEVASCPWNPANRLVRVGIKGKEVDTDERPASNLVFLLDVSGSMNNPNKLPLLKKGMKMLVDQLGENDKVSIVVYAGAAGMVLEPTYGYEKATILAALDRLQAGGSTNGGQGIQLAYKTATENFIQGGTNRVILCTDGDFNVGETSTGGLVGMAAEQAKKNIYLSVMGFGIGNHNDSMLEQLSNKANGNYSFIDNEKEARKVLVEQMSGTLLTIAKDVKIQIEFNPKKVASYRLVGYENRLLAAQDFNDDKKDAGEIGAGHTVTAFYEIVPAKGDGNTEVAAVDPKVDELKYQTKPETTEAADTNELMTLKLRYKQPEGDVSTLMTYPVVDSGNKFNQATGDFQFASAVAMFALKLRGSHFHHETNFAEIEELVASNVDGPGSSYREEFLDMIRQVERIQK
- a CDS encoding WD40 repeat domain-containing protein, with translation MKWQQLTSLIVIWLVCVPLIADDEDSTSDPLPDGAVMRLGTTRMQQSTWPTCVQFAPNDQVLATADYSGKIHFWDVATGKLLRESPTRKGQTFAFSPDGKTMAIGGHYNQAIALWDLKNHREIRELPQSAWALAFSSDGKMLASAGQDKIVRLWNANTGELIHEMKGHQSQLYAVAFSPNNRTLASAGGSGRRADDKEIRLWYVPTGRQYATLLDDNDRLNNLPDTVYSLAFSRDGKTLGACGPYVTRLWDVDQEQLLQRLEDCSYVVAFSPTEDRLVTGGNFGIYDSHTAKQKIKLAGQADNSGSVAYSHDGKWIASCNRDGFVQLWDAHTGKEIVKRFGHEGGVRAGAFSPDGTLIASISRQDATLRIWGTASGKELLKFPVPWQGSDVWWNEEGSSVWFAPYGREVLTWTYNQQVVYWRIATQDKHVQQLETGKSSYSYDDRAVVAAYSPDGQRMATSSHTHSSKLTVCVFELDGGRLLANIQPLAGISTSDAWVSSLALSPDGKLLAIGALNGSHRDKPGNSVQLWDLEKNKRIHHLRSATSPPGNVCFSPDGKLLATSSTIGAPVQVWRVSDGKEVAQFPAEIDFHGRDMAPLAFSPDGSLLAAADKDRVIYVWELATKKRTHTFTGHLKAVTSLAFSPDGKTLLSSSEDTTLLLWNVRGATDDYADKPLTVVEMTGYWQALADRDSDVATKATQALMNHSDQTVAWIETHLTAGPVLDEKEIPQLIQALENANPQTHLPAVAQLKRFGSAASPALFTALSKTSDRKFRQRIESILNLSGKFPKPPEQLQRLRAVSILEKLDNPTADAILKTIADHEPPTETSQEAQAALKRLDAYRRAPSAGRP